A genomic window from Tolypothrix sp. PCC 7910 includes:
- a CDS encoding type II toxin-antitoxin system VapC family toxin, giving the protein MYLLDTNHCSAIILGEPKVIRRITEVGESNIATCVIVQGELAYMMENSRQRETNLAYLTEFIADIRVYGITEETANIYGQLKAALMRQFGPKEKSKRRKTQVTDLGFDENDLWIAAISLQHELTVVSADSDFQRIQQVKSLSIESWL; this is encoded by the coding sequence ATGTACCTACTTGATACAAATCATTGTAGTGCGATTATCTTGGGCGAGCCAAAGGTCATTCGACGAATAACTGAGGTGGGAGAATCCAATATCGCTACCTGCGTCATTGTGCAGGGTGAACTGGCATACATGATGGAAAATTCTCGGCAGAGGGAAACAAATCTAGCTTATTTGACAGAATTTATAGCAGATATACGTGTATATGGTATTACAGAAGAAACCGCTAATATTTATGGTCAACTCAAAGCAGCTTTGATGAGACAATTTGGCCCTAAAGAAAAAAGCAAACGGAGAAAAACTCAAGTGACAGACTTAGGTTTCGATGAAAATGACCTCTGGATTGCTGCTATATCCCTACAACATGAACTGACTGTTGTCTCAGCTGATAGTGATTTTCAGAGAATTCAACAAGTGAAAAGCTTGTCTATTGAATCTTGGTTGTAA
- a CDS encoding sterol desaturase family protein translates to MLEAIAVAWLLLFFGDFLSTFVYHIPEHVFGSLHLKTHHSWKKDFRHYAILTLNPEVLLDGVLGALPYLIMALILWSFSPIGVISGLLLGQFHVWWRHISVLAWETPKPITILCQILFITTPERHWLHHQKTNQGFGDIFTFFEQPSLLWLRWLRLLRIRFRYSRI, encoded by the coding sequence ATGCTTGAGGCTATCGCTGTTGCTTGGCTATTATTATTTTTTGGTGATTTCCTTTCAACTTTCGTTTACCACATACCCGAGCATGTTTTTGGTAGCCTCCACCTAAAAACGCATCATTCTTGGAAGAAAGATTTCCGCCACTATGCAATTTTGACTTTAAATCCTGAAGTCTTATTAGATGGTGTGCTAGGTGCTTTGCCATATTTAATCATGGCACTAATTTTGTGGTCTTTCTCTCCAATAGGTGTAATCTCTGGGCTACTTTTGGGACAGTTTCATGTTTGGTGGAGACACATAAGTGTTTTGGCTTGGGAAACTCCAAAGCCTATAACTATTTTGTGCCAAATTTTATTTATCACTACTCCTGAAAGACATTGGTTACACCATCAAAAAACAAACCAAGGTTTCGGTGATATTTTCACTTTCTTTGAGCAACCTTCGCTGCTGTGGTTGCGTTGGCTACGTCTGTTGAGGATTCGTTTTCGGTACTCACGCATCTAG
- a CDS encoding haloacid dehalogenase type II, with translation MINFNQYKVLTFDCYGTLIDWESGILGAFKPLLTNHKQNLDDGTILQLFAQFESEIQKGKYLTYKKVLRKVVERLGEQFGFLPNSEELYSLSNSIKNWLPFPDTVEALKSLKNQFKLAIISNVDDNLFADSAKHLTVDFDWIITAEQVKSYKPTLNNFKAAIDRIGLPKEQILHVACSVYHDIIPAQSLGISTVWVNRRAGKEGAGANLPVVAQADLEVPNLQTLANLSMSK, from the coding sequence GTGATTAATTTTAACCAGTACAAGGTTTTAACTTTCGATTGTTATGGCACGTTAATAGATTGGGAAAGTGGTATTTTAGGAGCATTTAAGCCACTTTTAACTAACCACAAACAGAATTTAGATGATGGAACAATTTTGCAGCTTTTTGCACAATTTGAGTCAGAAATTCAAAAAGGAAAATATCTCACCTATAAAAAAGTTTTGAGAAAAGTAGTTGAAAGATTGGGTGAGCAATTTGGTTTTTTACCTAATAGCGAAGAATTATACTCTCTAAGCAATTCAATTAAAAATTGGCTACCTTTCCCAGATACTGTAGAGGCGTTAAAATCTCTGAAAAACCAGTTTAAGCTGGCAATTATTTCTAATGTAGATGACAATTTATTTGCTGATTCTGCAAAACATTTAACAGTTGATTTTGATTGGATAATTACAGCAGAGCAGGTAAAAAGCTACAAACCTACTCTGAATAACTTTAAAGCCGCAATCGACAGAATTGGGCTACCTAAAGAACAAATATTGCACGTTGCTTGTAGCGTTTATCATGACATTATTCCCGCCCAATCTTTAGGAATCTCAACAGTTTGGGTTAACCGCAGAGCCGGGAAAGAAGGTGCAGGTGCTAACTTACCCGTCGTTGCTCAAGCTGATTTAGAAGTTCCAAATTTACAAACCCTAGCTAATTTGAGTATGAGTAAATAG
- a CDS encoding AarF/ABC1/UbiB kinase family protein produces the protein MIAKTLPPTSRPIEEDNRGSNNRRDEVYVAEVVSENDTQGLVVKSPRLIAAQQQRALRAPIDTEMTLYDPVEIAAHYQQRPLEVFGRILAVLWPTLSFALGLWWDSKRGIVVKNDRRRAAQLRELLTRLGPAYIKIGQALSTRPDLVPPAFLEELTKLQDQLPPFPNEIAYQFIEEELGAPPAEIYSELSPQPIAAASLGQVYKGKLKTGEEVAVKVQRPDLKEKITIDLYILRRIAGWAKKSFKRVRSDLVGILDELGDRIFEEMDYIHEGENAERFFQLYGHMKDIYVPKIYWEYTNRRVLTMEWINGIKLTQTPEIKAKGIDARYLIEVGVQCSLRQLLEHGFFHADPHPGNLLATLDGKLAYLDFGMMSEIQPPQRYGLIEAIVHVVNRDFDGLAKDYVKLDFLSPETDLTPIIPAFAKVFAEAQGASVAELNIKSITDELSALMYEYPFRVPPYYALIIRSLVTLEGIAIYIDPNFKVLSEAYPYVAKRLLTDPAPALRASLQDLLFKEGRFRWNRLENLLKNARGNEDYDLNLVVTQGLDFLTSERGGFIRDKLVDEFINSINALSKNVLHNFTYLLREQVGITAINETPAATSEQQQTLEHIKRILGILRDTRGFDPLQIAPQLAQLIVNPGVQRLGQQITNRLLQKALTKLIRDLLATEEVNQTPDSNLRQSERLSLPARV, from the coding sequence ATGATTGCGAAAACACTTCCCCCAACTTCCCGACCGATCGAGGAGGACAATCGCGGTAGCAACAACCGCCGCGATGAGGTATACGTTGCTGAAGTTGTGTCCGAAAATGACACACAAGGCTTGGTTGTTAAATCGCCGAGACTGATAGCCGCTCAACAACAGAGAGCATTGAGGGCACCAATTGACACTGAGATGACACTTTACGATCCAGTGGAGATTGCAGCGCATTATCAACAAAGACCTCTAGAAGTTTTCGGGCGGATTCTTGCTGTCTTATGGCCGACACTCTCCTTTGCTTTGGGGTTGTGGTGGGATAGCAAACGGGGAATTGTGGTGAAAAATGACCGCCGTCGCGCCGCGCAACTCAGAGAATTATTAACTAGACTAGGGCCTGCTTATATCAAAATTGGTCAGGCTTTGTCTACAAGACCAGATTTGGTTCCCCCCGCATTTTTAGAAGAACTCACCAAACTACAAGACCAATTACCACCTTTTCCTAACGAGATTGCTTATCAGTTTATTGAAGAAGAACTCGGCGCACCGCCAGCAGAAATATATAGTGAACTCTCACCACAACCAATTGCGGCGGCTTCTTTGGGGCAAGTTTATAAAGGTAAGCTGAAAACTGGTGAGGAAGTAGCAGTTAAAGTCCAACGTCCCGACTTAAAAGAAAAAATTACCATTGACTTATATATTTTACGTCGCATAGCAGGGTGGGCAAAGAAAAGCTTTAAACGAGTGCGGAGCGATTTAGTCGGAATTCTGGATGAATTAGGTGATCGCATTTTTGAAGAAATGGACTATATACACGAAGGAGAAAATGCCGAGCGTTTTTTCCAGTTATATGGTCACATGAAAGACATATACGTACCGAAAATTTACTGGGAATATACCAATCGTCGCGTGTTGACGATGGAGTGGATTAACGGCATTAAATTAACCCAAACGCCAGAAATTAAAGCTAAAGGTATAGATGCGCGTTATTTAATTGAAGTTGGTGTCCAGTGTTCCCTGCGTCAGCTGCTAGAACATGGATTTTTCCACGCTGACCCCCACCCTGGGAATTTATTAGCCACACTGGATGGTAAATTAGCTTATCTCGACTTCGGCATGATGAGCGAGATTCAACCGCCCCAGCGTTATGGTTTAATTGAGGCGATCGTCCACGTTGTGAACCGTGACTTTGACGGTTTAGCTAAAGACTACGTCAAGCTAGATTTCTTATCCCCAGAAACCGACTTAACACCAATTATTCCAGCCTTTGCCAAAGTTTTTGCAGAAGCGCAAGGTGCAAGTGTTGCAGAGTTAAATATTAAAAGCATCACCGATGAACTATCGGCTTTGATGTATGAATATCCCTTCCGCGTACCGCCCTACTACGCTTTAATTATTCGCTCTTTGGTAACACTCGAAGGGATTGCAATCTATATAGATCCCAACTTTAAAGTTTTGAGTGAAGCTTATCCTTACGTAGCCAAACGCTTGTTAACCGATCCTGCACCAGCACTCAGAGCATCTCTGCAAGATTTACTTTTTAAAGAAGGTAGATTTCGTTGGAATCGCTTAGAAAACTTATTAAAAAATGCACGAGGTAATGAAGACTACGATTTAAATTTGGTAGTCACTCAAGGGCTGGATTTTCTCACTTCTGAACGTGGCGGTTTTATTCGCGATAAATTGGTAGATGAGTTTATTAATAGCATCAATGCTTTAAGTAAAAATGTCCTGCATAACTTCACCTATTTACTGCGCGAACAAGTAGGAATTACAGCAATTAACGAAACTCCAGCCGCGACATCTGAGCAACAACAAACCTTAGAGCATATCAAACGAATTTTAGGTATTCTTCGAGATACCCGTGGCTTTGATCCATTGCAGATTGCTCCTCAACTTGCTCAATTAATAGTAAATCCTGGAGTACAGCGTTTAGGTCAACAAATTACTAATCGTTTGCTGCAAAAGGCTTTAACTAAGTTAATTCGTGATTTGTTAGCGACGGAAGAAGTTAATCAGACTCCAGATAGTAATTTACGCCAATCTGAGAGATTATCTTTACCTGCACGAGTGTAA
- a CDS encoding magnesium chelatase subunit H encodes MFTHVKSTIRHIAPDNLRGRNLIKVVYVVLESQYQSALSQAVRTINANHPNLAIEISGYLIEELRDSENYEEFKRDIESANIFIASLIFIEDLAQKVVAAVEPYRDRLDVAVVFPSMPEVMRLNKMGSFSLAQLGQSKSAIAQFMRKRKEKSGAGFQDGMLKLLRTLPQVLKFLPMDKAQDARNFMLSFQYWLGGSPENLENFLLMLTDKYVLKGVDKANLPSTKYEAPVVYPDMGIWHPLAPSMFEDVREYLNWYTARKDISKNLKDPLAPCVGLVLQRTHLVTGDDAHYVAIVQEIESLGAKVLPVFAGGLDFSKPVDAYFYEPTTNTPLVDAVISLTGFALVGGPARQDHPKAIDALKRLNRPYMVALPLVFQTTEEWMDSELGLHPIQVALQIAIPELDGAIEPIILSGRDGATGKAIALQDRVEVVAKRALKWANLRRKPKLDKKVAITVFSFPPDKGNVGTAAYLDVFGSIYEVMKALKNNGYDLPELPESAEALMQEVIHDAQAQYASPELNIAYKMSVPEYEALTPYSQRLEENWGAPPGHLNSDGQNLLIYGKHFGNVFIGVQPTFGYEGDPMRLLFSRSASPHHGFAAYYTYLEQVWQADAVLHFGTHGSLEFMPGKQMGMSGDCYPDQLIGTIPNLYYYAANNPSEATIAKRRSYAETISYLTPPAENAGLYKGLKELSELIASYQTLKDTGRGIPIVNSIMDKCRMVNLDKDIDLPETDAKDMTEDERDNIVGSVYRKLMEIESRLLPCGLHIIGKPPTAEEAIATLVNIASLDRQEEEILSLPRIIANSIGRNIDDIYHNNDKGILEDVQLLQDITLATRAAVSALVKEQTDAEGRVSLVSRLNFFNMGKKEPWVESLHQSGYNKVDVSALKPLFEYLEFCLQQVCADNELGGLLKGLEGEYILPGPGGDPIRNPDVLPTGKNIHALDPQSIPTTAAVQSAKIVVDRLLARNKAENDGKWPETIACVLWGTDNIKTYGESLAQIMWMVGVRPVPDALGRVNKLELIPLEELGRPRIDVVINCSGVFRDLFINQMNLLDQAVKMAAEIDEPLEMNFVRKHALQQAEDLGINLRQAATRVFSNASGSYSSNINLAVENSTWDSEAELQEMYLNRKSFAFNSDNPGIMDESRQIFESTLKTADATFQNLDSSEISLTDVSHYFDSDPTKLVASLRGDGKTPASYIADTTTANAQVRTLSETVRLDARTKLLNPKWYEGMLSHGYEGVRELSKRLVNTMGWSATAGAVDNWIYEDTNETFIKDEEMQKRLMNLNPHSFRKVVSTLLEVNGRGYWETSEENLNRLRELYQEVEDRIEGIE; translated from the coding sequence ATGTTCACCCACGTCAAGTCCACCATCAGACATATTGCGCCTGATAATTTACGCGGACGTAATTTAATCAAGGTGGTCTATGTCGTGCTTGAGTCCCAGTACCAGAGTGCATTGTCGCAAGCTGTCCGCACTATTAACGCTAACCATCCCAACCTTGCGATTGAAATTAGTGGGTACTTAATTGAGGAACTCCGAGATTCAGAGAACTACGAGGAGTTCAAGCGGGATATCGAGAGTGCCAATATATTTATTGCCTCACTGATTTTCATTGAAGACTTAGCACAGAAAGTAGTAGCCGCCGTAGAACCATACCGCGATCGCTTAGACGTAGCTGTAGTATTCCCCTCAATGCCAGAAGTAATGCGCCTAAACAAAATGGGCAGCTTTTCTCTGGCACAATTGGGACAATCCAAAAGTGCGATCGCGCAGTTCATGCGGAAGCGCAAGGAAAAATCCGGTGCAGGCTTCCAAGACGGGATGCTGAAACTGTTGCGGACTTTGCCACAGGTGCTAAAGTTTCTGCCAATGGACAAAGCACAAGATGCTCGCAATTTCATGCTGAGTTTTCAGTATTGGCTAGGAGGTTCGCCAGAAAACCTGGAAAACTTCTTGCTGATGCTGACTGATAAATATGTATTAAAAGGTGTAGATAAAGCCAATCTGCCCTCGACAAAATATGAAGCGCCAGTGGTTTACCCAGATATGGGAATTTGGCATCCCTTGGCACCGAGTATGTTTGAGGATGTAAGAGAATACCTCAATTGGTACACAGCCCGTAAGGATATCTCTAAGAATCTCAAAGATCCTTTAGCTCCTTGTGTGGGTTTGGTATTACAACGCACCCACCTAGTTACAGGCGATGATGCTCACTATGTAGCGATCGTCCAAGAGATAGAATCCCTGGGAGCAAAAGTACTACCAGTATTTGCGGGTGGTTTGGATTTCTCCAAGCCTGTGGATGCTTACTTTTACGAACCAACTACCAATACACCTTTAGTAGATGCGGTAATTTCTTTGACTGGGTTTGCTTTGGTAGGCGGCCCCGCTAGACAAGACCATCCTAAAGCAATTGACGCACTCAAGCGGTTAAATCGCCCCTACATGGTAGCCTTACCCTTAGTTTTCCAAACCACCGAAGAGTGGATGGATAGCGAATTAGGGTTACATCCAATTCAAGTAGCTTTGCAAATTGCCATACCGGAATTGGATGGAGCAATTGAACCGATCATTTTATCAGGTAGAGATGGTGCTACCGGAAAAGCGATCGCACTCCAAGACCGTGTGGAAGTAGTCGCCAAACGGGCGTTAAAATGGGCAAATCTCCGCCGCAAACCCAAGCTGGATAAAAAAGTTGCCATTACCGTTTTCAGTTTCCCCCCTGATAAAGGGAATGTGGGTACTGCTGCATATTTAGATGTGTTCGGTTCCATTTATGAGGTGATGAAAGCGCTGAAGAACAACGGCTACGATTTACCGGAATTACCGGAATCCGCCGAAGCGCTGATGCAAGAAGTCATCCACGATGCTCAAGCACAGTACGCTAGCCCAGAGCTGAACATCGCCTATAAAATGTCAGTGCCTGAATATGAAGCATTGACACCTTACTCCCAACGCCTAGAAGAAAACTGGGGCGCACCTCCCGGACATCTCAACAGCGATGGGCAAAATTTGCTGATTTACGGTAAGCATTTCGGCAATGTATTCATCGGCGTTCAGCCTACCTTTGGTTACGAAGGCGATCCGATGCGGTTGTTATTCTCCCGTTCCGCTAGCCCACACCACGGTTTTGCTGCTTACTACACCTACCTTGAGCAAGTTTGGCAAGCTGATGCCGTTTTACACTTCGGTACTCACGGTTCTCTGGAATTTATGCCAGGTAAGCAAATGGGGATGTCTGGTGATTGTTATCCAGACCAACTAATTGGCACAATTCCCAATCTGTATTACTACGCAGCCAATAACCCCAGCGAAGCGACAATTGCCAAGCGCCGCAGCTATGCCGAGACAATTTCCTACCTGACACCCCCGGCTGAGAATGCTGGTTTATACAAGGGTTTAAAAGAACTCAGCGAGTTGATTGCTTCTTACCAAACCCTGAAAGATACAGGAAGAGGTATCCCCATTGTTAACTCCATCATGGATAAATGCCGGATGGTGAACCTGGATAAGGATATCGACTTACCGGAAACCGATGCCAAGGATATGACCGAAGATGAACGGGATAATATTGTTGGCAGCGTTTACCGCAAGCTGATGGAAATTGAATCGCGGTTGTTACCTTGTGGATTGCATATTATTGGTAAACCACCGACAGCCGAAGAAGCGATCGCAACTTTGGTCAACATCGCCAGCTTAGATCGTCAAGAAGAAGAAATTCTCAGCTTACCCCGCATTATCGCCAACAGCATTGGGCGTAACATTGACGATATTTACCACAATAACGACAAAGGCATTTTAGAAGATGTCCAGCTATTGCAAGACATCACCTTAGCCACCCGCGCCGCAGTCAGCGCCCTGGTGAAAGAGCAAACCGACGCAGAAGGTCGCGTTTCCCTCGTTTCCCGGTTGAATTTCTTCAACATGGGCAAAAAAGAACCTTGGGTAGAATCATTACATCAATCCGGCTATAACAAAGTTGATGTCTCCGCCCTCAAACCACTATTCGAGTATTTGGAATTCTGCTTACAACAAGTTTGTGCAGATAACGAACTCGGTGGACTACTCAAAGGCTTAGAAGGCGAATATATCCTCCCCGGCCCCGGTGGCGATCCTATCCGCAACCCAGATGTATTACCCACAGGTAAGAACATTCACGCCTTAGATCCCCAATCCATCCCCACAACTGCGGCGGTACAATCAGCGAAAATCGTTGTGGATCGGCTTTTAGCCAGAAATAAAGCCGAAAACGACGGTAAATGGCCGGAAACAATCGCATGTGTACTTTGGGGAACAGATAACATCAAGACCTACGGGGAATCACTGGCACAAATCATGTGGATGGTTGGTGTACGCCCAGTTCCCGATGCCTTGGGAAGAGTTAACAAGTTAGAATTGATACCCTTAGAAGAGTTGGGCAGACCGAGAATTGACGTTGTGATCAACTGTTCTGGCGTATTCCGTGACTTGTTCATCAACCAAATGAACCTGCTAGATCAAGCAGTGAAGATGGCGGCGGAGATAGACGAACCCTTAGAAATGAACTTTGTGCGCAAACACGCTTTGCAACAAGCTGAGGATTTGGGGATTAATCTACGTCAAGCAGCTACCCGCGTCTTCTCCAATGCTTCCGGTTCCTACTCCTCCAACATCAACTTGGCGGTAGAAAACAGCACTTGGGATAGCGAAGCCGAATTACAGGAAATGTACCTCAACCGGAAATCCTTCGCTTTCAATTCCGATAACCCTGGAATCATGGACGAATCCCGGCAGATTTTTGAAAGCACTTTGAAAACTGCTGATGCGACATTCCAAAATCTCGATTCTTCCGAGATTAGCTTAACGGACGTTTCCCACTACTTCGACTCAGATCCTACCAAGCTGGTTGCAAGTTTGCGGGGTGATGGTAAAACACCAGCATCTTACATTGCAGATACCACCACAGCAAATGCGCAAGTGCGGACATTATCCGAAACCGTGCGCTTAGATGCTCGTACTAAATTATTAAATCCCAAATGGTACGAGGGAATGCTATCTCACGGTTACGAAGGCGTGCGCGAACTCTCCAAGCGGTTGGTAAATACAATGGGTTGGAGTGCGACAGCCGGCGCTGTGGATAACTGGATTTACGAAGATACCAATGAAACCTTCATCAAAGATGAAGAAATGCAGAAACGCTTGATGAACCTCAATCCCCATTCTTTCCGCAAAGTTGTATCAACTTTGTTGGAAGTGAATGGACGGGGTTATTGGGAGACTAGCGAGGAAAATTTAAACCGCCTGCGCGAGTTGTACCAAGAAGTTGAAGACCGGATTGAAGGCATAGAATAG
- a CDS encoding type II toxin-antitoxin system RelE/ParE family toxin — MNYVLVFRPEVREELNEAYSWYESQKPTLGDEFLDCVDETVNRIAQMPESYVIVYGDIRRAVVRRFPYAVYYRIVSSRVIVTAIFHGRRDPKSWQTRT, encoded by the coding sequence ATGAATTATGTCCTGGTGTTTCGCCCAGAGGTTAGAGAAGAACTCAATGAGGCGTACAGTTGGTACGAGAGCCAAAAACCGACACTGGGCGACGAGTTTTTGGACTGTGTAGACGAGACAGTAAATCGAATTGCCCAGATGCCAGAATCCTATGTAATTGTCTACGGTGATATTCGACGAGCAGTAGTGCGACGATTTCCCTATGCTGTGTACTATCGGATTGTGTCAAGTCGAGTCATAGTGACGGCAATTTTTCATGGTCGCAGAGATCCAAAATCCTGGCAGACGCGAACCTAA
- a CDS encoding XisI protein: MDKLTLYRQLIQEILHNYSGQKPAYGNIEVETIFDTERDHYQIVHVGWEGQNWVHSCIIHIDIKNSKIWLQWNGTEDDIAANLVAAGVPKEDIVLGFQSPFMRQFTDYAVS, encoded by the coding sequence ATGGATAAATTAACTCTGTATCGCCAGCTTATACAAGAAATATTACATAATTATAGTGGGCAAAAACCAGCTTACGGAAATATAGAAGTTGAGACAATTTTTGATACAGAACGCGACCATTATCAAATAGTTCATGTAGGCTGGGAAGGTCAAAACTGGGTACATAGTTGTATCATCCATATTGATATTAAAAATAGCAAGATTTGGCTTCAGTGGAATGGTACAGAGGATGATATTGCGGCTAATTTGGTAGCTGCGGGTGTTCCCAAGGAAGATATTGTATTAGGCTTCCAGTCTCCTTTTATGAGACAGTTTACAGACTATGCAGTTAGTTAG
- a CDS encoding Uma2 family endonuclease → MDGITLNLNPVILLTDEQFFQLCQINELIRFERNADGTLLLMPLVGGLTSNCNANITAQLGLWNRDESLGVAFSSSTGFTLPNGAVRSPNASWLRRDKWDNLTQKQKERFALVCPDFVVELRSDSDSWQRLQKKMQEYLDNGSRLGWLIDLETKRVEIYRHKQDVEILQSPASLLGEDILPGFVLNLKGIW, encoded by the coding sequence ATGGATGGTATAACTCTCAATCTCAACCCAGTGATTCTGCTTACAGATGAGCAATTTTTTCAGCTTTGCCAAATAAACGAACTCATCAGATTTGAGCGTAATGCAGATGGAACATTGCTACTAATGCCTCTTGTAGGCGGATTAACTAGTAACTGCAATGCTAATATTACTGCTCAACTTGGGTTGTGGAATCGTGATGAATCATTAGGTGTTGCTTTTAGTTCTTCTACTGGTTTTACTTTACCAAATGGAGCAGTTCGTTCTCCTAATGCATCTTGGTTAAGGCGCGATAAATGGGATAATCTTACTCAGAAGCAAAAAGAGAGATTTGCTCTAGTATGTCCTGATTTTGTGGTGGAATTACGTTCTGATAGTGATTCTTGGCAAAGGCTACAGAAAAAAATGCAAGAGTATCTAGATAACGGTTCTAGATTGGGGTGGTTAATTGATTTAGAAACTAAACGAGTAGAAATTTATCGCCACAAGCAAGATGTTGAAATACTGCAATCTCCTGCTAGTTTATTAGGAGAAGATATACTACCTGGATTTGTGCTGAATCTGAAAGGTATTTGGTAA
- a CDS encoding addiction module protein, which yields MQGDRTQACYEVLRLTSSIAAFNLLDKIFFVIFEVYQSLTFSSKLISMDITATLNEIATLSIEDRIRFVQAIWDSIAAEQVYPDLTDAQKQELDRRTADYDSNPDNVLTWEEIKASIKGQQ from the coding sequence ATGCAAGGCGATCGCACACAAGCTTGTTATGAAGTTTTGAGACTAACATCGTCAATTGCAGCATTCAATTTGCTCGACAAAATCTTCTTCGTTATATTTGAGGTGTATCAGTCGCTTACTTTTTCCTCCAAATTAATCAGCATGGACATCACAGCTACTTTGAACGAAATTGCAACTCTGAGTATTGAAGATAGAATCCGTTTTGTGCAGGCAATTTGGGATAGCATCGCAGCAGAGCAAGTTTACCCTGATTTAACCGATGCACAAAAGCAAGAGCTTGATCGTCGAACTGCTGACTATGATTCAAATCCAGATAATGTGCTGACTTGGGAGGAAATCAAAGCATCAATTAAGGGGCAGCAATGA
- a CDS encoding XisH family protein: MPAKDVFHQVVKTALQKDGWQITNDPLTISVGGVNLSIDLAAEKLIAAEREGQKIAVEVKSFLQQSSAISEFHTALGQFINYRGALRRLQPERILYLAVPLTTYNTFFKLDFPKDMIAENQVKMLIYDVEQEVIFQWIN; this comes from the coding sequence ATGCCTGCTAAAGATGTTTTTCATCAAGTTGTCAAAACAGCTTTACAGAAAGACGGTTGGCAAATTACTAACGATCCACTCACAATTAGCGTGGGAGGAGTAAATCTTTCTATTGATTTAGCCGCAGAAAAGCTGATAGCCGCAGAACGCGAAGGACAAAAAATAGCAGTAGAAGTTAAAAGTTTTTTACAACAGTCATCTGCTATTTCTGAATTTCATACAGCATTAGGACAGTTTATTAATTATCGAGGTGCGTTGAGAAGGTTACAGCCGGAGCGTATTTTATATTTAGCCGTACCTTTAACAACTTACAATACATTTTTTAAACTTGATTTTCCCAAAGATATGATAGCAGAAAATCAAGTGAAGATGCTGATTTATGATGTAGAGCAAGAGGTGATTTTCCAATGGATAAATTAA
- a CDS encoding DUF2281 domain-containing protein codes for MTIKDILIQEIESSPESLLEETLDFLRFLKLKQESVKKAQEQPHQIVETTDSDTQPSNSPQIAYRPASGRSILRHAGTWSGDDFDECLQSVYATRGKAKFDYDLNPFE; via the coding sequence ATGACTATTAAGGATATCCTCATCCAAGAAATTGAATCCTCTCCTGAGTCCCTGCTAGAAGAAACTCTGGATTTTCTACGTTTTTTGAAACTGAAGCAAGAATCTGTGAAAAAAGCTCAAGAACAGCCACATCAGATAGTAGAAACCACAGATTCTGATACCCAGCCAAGCAATAGCCCTCAAATAGCATATCGACCTGCTTCGGGACGTTCTATTCTCAGACACGCAGGAACTTGGTCAGGGGATGACTTTGATGAGTGTCTTCAATCTGTTTACGCCACTCGTGGCAAAGCCAAGTTCGATTATGACTTAAATCCTTTTGAGTAA
- a CDS encoding XisI protein, whose translation MDKLGQYRELIKQVLTEYDSLSRKSPEQHSETCLVFDENNDHYLWLTVDWQGSKRLKYTHVHIRIKNEKIYIEEDWTEEGIATELIRLGVNNSEIVLAFQPPDVRKFTEFATA comes from the coding sequence ATGGATAAATTAGGACAATATAGAGAGTTAATTAAACAGGTACTGACTGAGTATGATAGTCTGTCTCGCAAATCACCTGAACAGCATTCAGAAACTTGTTTAGTATTTGATGAAAATAACGATCATTATCTCTGGTTGACGGTAGATTGGCAAGGTAGCAAAAGACTTAAATATACTCATGTTCATATTAGGATAAAGAATGAAAAAATATACATAGAAGAAGACTGGACAGAAGAGGGAATAGCAACAGAATTAATTAGGTTAGGTGTGAATAATAGTGAGATTGTTCTAGCTTTTCAACCCCCAGATGTTAGAAAATTTACAGAGTTTGCAACCGCTTAG